From a single Cherax quadricarinatus isolate ZL_2023a chromosome 9, ASM3850222v1, whole genome shotgun sequence genomic region:
- the LOC128686188 gene encoding uncharacterized protein, translating into MNKGSNNHYTLLVQDEAETDGVCIEEEEEELEDGLNVMEEEDEEEEEEEEEEEDEPMEDSDEEEIFSSSKHRTLTHHEEANLNGQNHIGGHGNEYRLLNNKDGDLKTVLDTPITIWTPTPMSPARRACFIASIMLGILVVATFLWVLPCDVQPCEGQLGLIDRDWAVKIEGMGISQTKLVQRLDGGYNVLLSYYSSVNISAWDSDNSTFPDDESWQTDHSQTECSNCGLRGSSGSDSDGHCGLLMLDGNLGRENWRMPLRECPLDLQCDLLDVSGDNLPDCIVRGTNSMVFMIEARYGNPVWHLHAHKEIEVISSPGQPTMKTTNSPLRLYNPGPALLLPDVNNDSFGELLFSGLLSYENIHSWNQEHPDSETWNTESESPESVSSHTFVNQLVLVCGQSGNVIGSPFVLKQCQKILSVTSDGQAISYSCLGIDGDKKAGKMHLTALLHQILGSSAPMQESESSQNTEPQTLHYPIHYEQREPCQVILFNQDVCPHCQSKIHFTHSDGRVLWHKDYKHSTVVSWAALLSDGECHGAILKLWEWKHVTTLVKTARPPPLVNKKTTRSSFISDAAETEPTFLEKNTKNEIEFDIAFNSNLTSESNKIPDLPLDSFLKKYSKHEHSVVNEEIINPVREDYSDVQPSTTSESPRVKKTLVHNSQLTYEHPTIHHHHGKQASGDYEDHTQHSESLTTEEKQLSQRPEKIDSETHDFHRTTEHFPEQLLTTPTLPGPIQQDTRTMSPSILAPPGYQLQQIHERLILLKNNGTVWLEEPLANLALGISQLCKNINTCIPDTESHARSVAVTPGVEERAWQLISSSTTYVHTPIYGEQHHTSPWTLTSIVRKIIVKV; encoded by the exons ATGAATAAAG GAAGCAACAACCATTATACTCTGCTTGTCCAAGATGAAGCAGAAACTGATGGAGTATGcatagaagaggaggaggaggaattagAGGATGGGTTGAATGTGatggaagaagaagatgaagaggaggaagaagaggaggaagaggaagaggatgaaccaATGGAAGATAGTGATGAAGAAGAAATATTTAGTAGTAGCAAGCACcgtacactcacacaccatgAAGAGGCAAATTTAAATGGACAAAATCACATAG GAGGGCATGGAAATGAATACCGATTGTTAAATAACAAAGATGGAGACCTCAAGACAGTTTTGGATACACCAATTACTATTTGGACACCAACACCCATGTCACCAGCTCGTAGAGCATGCTTCATTGCTTCCATCATGTTGGGTATTCTAGTTGTGGCTACCTTTCTCTGGGTCTTACCATGTGATGTACAGCCTTGTGAAGGACAACTTGGATTGATAGACAGAGATTGGGCTGTAAAGATTGAAGGAATGG GTATCAGTCAAACTAAGCTGGTGCAAAGACTTGATGGAGGTTATAATGTTCTTCTCAGTTACTATTCATCAGTCAACATATCTGCTTGGGACTCGGATAACTCAACTTTCCCAGATGATGAATCATGGCAAACTG ATCATTCTCAAACAGAGTGTAGCAACTGTGGtttgagaggcagtagtggtagtgatagtgatggtcactgtggtctTCTAATGCTGGATGGGAATTTGGGCCGAGAAAATTGGCGCATGCCTCTTAGGGAATGCCCATTAGATCTACAGTGTGATTTG CTTGATGTAAGTGGAGACAACTTACCAGATTGCATTGTTCGGGGAACTAATTCAATGGTTTTCATGATTGAGGCACGATATGGCAACCCTGTGTGGCATCTGCATGCACATAAGGAAATTGAAG TTATATCATCACCAGGACAGCCAACAATGAAAACAACAAATTCACCATTACGACTATACAATCCTGGTCCTGCCCTCCTCCTCCCTGATGTGAATAATGATAGCTTTGGGGAGCTACTTTTCTCAGGCCTGTTGTCATATGAGAACATTCACTCTTGGAATCAGGAACACCCTGATTCTGAGACTTGGAATACTGAATCAGAATCTCCAGAATCTGTGTCTTCACACACTTTTGTAAATCAGTTAGTTCTTGTTTGTGGCCAATCAGGAAATGTTATTGGTTCCCCTTTTGTTCTCAAGCAGTGCCAAAAGATACTCTCAGTTACATCAGATGGCCAAGCAATATCATATTCTTGCTTGGGCATTGATGGTGATA AGAAAGCTGGAAAGATGCATCTCACAGCTCTTCTGCACCAGATATTAGGTTCTTCAGCTCCTATGCAAGAATCAGAGTCTTCCCAGAACACAGAACCTCAAACTCTACACTACCCAATTCATTATGAACAGAGAGAGCCATGCCAAGTGATTCTGTTTAATCAGGATGTGTGTCCACACTGTCAATCAAAAATACATTTTACACATTCAGATGGTCGTGTATTGTGGCATAAAGATTATAAACATAGTACAGTCGTATCATGGGCAGCCCTTTTATCAGATGGAGAGTGTCATGGGGCAATATTAAAATTATGGGAATGGAAGCATGTAACTACTCTTGTTAAGACTGCTAGACCACCACCTTTGGTTAACAAAAAAACAACTAGGAGTAGTTTCATCAGTGATGCAGCAGAAACTGAACCAACTTTCCTTGAAAAAAATACTAAAAATGAAATTGAATTTGATATTGCATTCAATTCAAATTTAACTTCTGAATCCAATAAAATACCTGATTTGCCTTTAGACAGTTTTTTAAAGAAATATTCAAAGCATGAACATTCAGTCGTAAATGAGGAGATTATCAATCCAGTGAGGGAAGATTATTCTGATGTGCAACCTTCGACAACTTCTGAGAGTCCAAGAGTTAAGAAAACTCTTGTTCACAATTCTCAGCTTACATACGAACACCCAACTATCCATCATCATCATGGAAAGCAAGCATCAGGTGATTATGAAGATCACACTCAGCACTCAGAAAGCTTGACCACTGAAGAGAAACAACTTTCCCAGAGACCTGAGAAAATTGATTCTGAAACTCATGACTTCCACAGAACAACAGAACATTTTCCTGAACAGTTgttaaccactccaacactaccaggACCCATACAACAAGACACGAGAACAATGTCTCCTAGTATCCTAGCACCACCTGGATATCAACTGCAACAGATACATGAACGGCTAATTTTGTTGAAAAATAATGGTACAGTTTGGCTTGAGGAACCACTTGCAAACTTGGCTTTAGGAATTTCTCAACTATGCAAGAATATAAATACCTGCATACCTGATACTGAATCACATGCGAGGTCAG